In Desulfosoma sp., the genomic stretch GCGGAGGCGTTCATGCATAAGCTGTTTGAGTTTATCCGAGAAAAGAAAAGCTCTCGAGCGGTCACCCTTTCCGCAAGCGACTGTGACGCCATCGATCGGTTAGCCGACTCCCGTTACCGGCTCTGGGAGTGGAACTACGGTAACTCGCCGGCTTACAACTTTCAGAAGGTGACCAAGACTCCTGCGGGAGTTCTGGAAGTGTATCTGGAAGTCGAAGAAGGCGTGATTCAAGACGCACGTATCTTCGGGGACTTTTTCGGCTCTGGGGCAATAGGCGAGTTGGAGTCATGCCTAAGAGGGCTACGACATGATCTGCAAGAACTCGCCGTCTATTTGGAAACCCAGCCGGTACAGGACTACATCCAAGGGATATCGCCTCGCCAGTTGGCCGAAGCGTTGGTTTAGCTGGTTGAAAGCCCTGGAGGGTTGCCCTCTGTTCAATCTCGGAACTGGCTTTTCAAAAGACTGTTCCAAATCTGAACACGCGGGCGATCACTGTCCGCTCATCTTTCTCTCTGATCACCAATTGGCACCTTTGTTTTGTCCCTAAAGCTCAGCATGCTCTTTGCTCTTCTTTCCAAAGTAAGTCTTTAGCGTACCGGAAGAGGCAGCCGATGCGATGTGTTGACGGGAGGAGGGGTCATTCGATGAATACGGCGGAAAAAGCAAGTGAAGCGTTTGCGGCCATCCAAAAACATGTTCCCGAGGTCTACGAAAAATACTTGGAATATACCAAATCCATGTCCCTTAAAGGGGGTCTCACTCCTCGAGAAAAAGAATTGATTCTCGTGGCCTGTTCCGTCATGTCTCAATGCGACATGTGCATCGCCATTCACGTGGAAGCCGCGGCTGCTGCAGGGGCATCGCGGGACCAGATCCTGCAGGCGGCGCTCATGGCCGTAGCCATGGGAGGATCCCCAAAACTCATGTATCTGAAGTATGTTTTTGAAGCTCTGGAGGATCTTTTCGGCTGATCCAGCTGGAAGGTCCGGGCCCGGGGCGATTCCCCGGGCCCGGCTTTCATGAGGGTGGCAATTAGAACAGTGAATCTCCGCTCCTGTTGGCAAGCCCAGGATGGATGTCGAAACGGACCACACCTACGGGAACCGATGTCCCCACAGCTTCCGCCACCAGGGATGTTCCACGATGGCCGAAACCACCGCAGAGCTCGATGGCTTGAATTCCCTCTTTTGCCACCAATTCTTTGGCCGTTTCAGCCGCCGCTTGATAGCTTGATGCACCCAGGACCAGCAGATGAACCTTCGGGGTTTTCACCCATTGGCGATGGACGCCGGGGTCGGCTTCCGGAGCGACAAAAAGGAACGCAGCTTTTAAAACATCGCCCATCTTTTTCCCCTTTCGGCCTCCTTGAAGAGGCTCATGACCGTTGTTCAACAAAAACACCCTTGTCTCGCGCCCTTTCCATGACGCGCGGCACACTCACCACAAACGGGCCCTCCAAAGACAACCGAACGGCCACGGACATGGACCGCTTGACCTCCATTTCCCGTTCCCCGTCCAAAGCCAAAACACTGTGCTGCCACAGCACCGGGTACGGCTTTCCTGGGATCATTCTTTCGAATCGTTCCACAGAAACGCTTCGGATTAACCCTGGCGCAATGGCCGCGGAAATTTTTGGGCCCCCTGCACCCATGACCATGTGAAGCCCTGTGGGTTCTGAAGGGCCAATGGTCGTCAATTGTCCTCCCAGCGCGGACAGGCCGATGGATTCCGGCCGACATCGTGAAAGAAAAAGCTGCCGGACCTTTTCCACCTCCCAGATGGCTCGAGCTCCAATGAAACTGCCTTCGCAGACGGCCACATCCACAAGGGCGAGATCCCCAGGACTGTTATCACAAAGCACTTCCAGGCATGAGACCCGGCAGGCCGACTCTTCTAAAGGAACAGCGCCGGTGGCCACCAAGCCGGCTGCCAGTCCTGCAATGGTAGCTTCCATGACGTGTGGGAACACATTGTTGGTTCCTGTAGAAATGGGAAGAAGAGGCACGGATCGGGTGCCTTTGGTCACCGCACGGCATGTACCGTCCCCGCCTAGGACCACGAGACAAC encodes the following:
- a CDS encoding NAD(+)/NADH kinase gives rise to the protein MSGSVGIVANPASGKDIRRLVAHGSVFDNQEKVRIVRRILMGLEAVGVQSVFYMPDAYAIVDRALRGCSVAMDVNPVPMAAQDSQEDSVKAAAWMETQRVGCLVVLGGDGTCRAVTKGTRSVPLLPISTGTNNVFPHVMEATIAGLAAGLVATGAVPLEESACRVSCLEVLCDNSPGDLALVDVAVCEGSFIGARAIWEVEKVRQLFLSRCRPESIGLSALGGQLTTIGPSEPTGLHMVMGAGGPKISAAIAPGLIRSVSVERFERMIPGKPYPVLWQHSVLALDGEREMEVKRSMSVAVRLSLEGPFVVSVPRVMERARDKGVFVEQRS
- a CDS encoding DUF6506 family protein encodes the protein MGDVLKAAFLFVAPEADPGVHRQWVKTPKVHLLVLGASSYQAAAETAKELVAKEGIQAIELCGGFGHRGTSLVAEAVGTSVPVGVVRFDIHPGLANRSGDSLF
- a CDS encoding carboxymuconolactone decarboxylase family protein, which encodes MNTAEKASEAFAAIQKHVPEVYEKYLEYTKSMSLKGGLTPREKELILVACSVMSQCDMCIAIHVEAAAAAGASRDQILQAALMAVAMGGSPKLMYLKYVFEALEDLFG